The Streptomyces sp. NBC_00344 genome includes a window with the following:
- a CDS encoding RNA polymerase sigma factor SigF yields MPASTAPGVSATSSSPSPHLPQTPQPPQTSPLPQIEETPPAKSRGADTRALTQVLFARLKDLERGSHEHTRVRSALIEANLPLVRYAAARFRSRNEPMEDVVQVGTIGLINAIDRFDPDRGVQFPTFAMPTVVGEIKRYFRDNVRTVHVPRRLHELWVQVTGATEDLTTLHGRSPTTAEIAERLRITEEEVLSCIEAGRSYHAQSLEAAQEGDGLPGLLDRLGYEDPALAGVEHRDLVRHLLVQLPEREQRILMLRYYSNLTQSQISQELGVSQMHVSRLLARSFARLRSANRIEA; encoded by the coding sequence GTGCCGGCCAGTACTGCGCCTGGAGTGTCAGCGACCTCCTCATCCCCGTCACCTCACCTGCCACAGACACCTCAACCGCCCCAGACGTCCCCACTGCCGCAGATCGAGGAGACCCCGCCCGCCAAGAGCCGCGGCGCGGACACCCGGGCGCTGACCCAGGTGCTCTTCGCCCGGCTGAAGGACCTCGAGCGGGGCAGCCATGAACACACCAGGGTGCGGTCCGCGCTGATCGAGGCCAACCTGCCGCTGGTGCGCTACGCCGCCGCCAGGTTCCGCAGCCGCAACGAGCCGATGGAGGACGTCGTCCAGGTCGGCACCATCGGACTCATCAACGCGATCGACCGCTTCGACCCGGACCGCGGTGTGCAGTTCCCGACCTTCGCGATGCCCACCGTGGTCGGCGAGATCAAGCGGTACTTCCGCGACAACGTGCGGACCGTGCACGTGCCCCGCCGGCTGCACGAGCTGTGGGTCCAGGTCACCGGCGCCACCGAGGATCTGACCACCCTGCACGGCCGGTCCCCGACCACGGCCGAGATCGCCGAGCGGCTGCGCATCACCGAGGAGGAGGTCCTCTCCTGCATCGAGGCGGGCCGCTCGTACCACGCGCAGTCGCTCGAAGCGGCCCAGGAGGGCGACGGTCTTCCCGGGCTCCTCGACCGTCTCGGATACGAGGATCCGGCACTGGCCGGGGTCGAACACCGCGATCTGGTCCGCCATCTGCTGGTCCAGCTGCCCGAACGCGAGCAACGGATCCTGATGCTGCGCTACTACAGCAATCTGACCCAGTCACAGATCAGCCAGGAGCTGGGCGTTTCGCAGATGCATGTGTCACGGCTGCTAGCCAGAAGCTTCGCGCGGCTCCGATCCGCAAATCGGATCGAGGCGTAA
- a CDS encoding Dabb family protein: MIRHLVLFKLNEGVSRDEPRVVAGAKAFAELGDVIPEVEFWECAWNITERPIAYDFAINSAVRDTDALKRYIEHPDHQAAAGQWREFATWVIADYPF; this comes from the coding sequence TTGATCCGCCATCTGGTCCTCTTCAAGCTCAACGAGGGTGTCTCGCGCGACGAGCCCCGAGTCGTGGCCGGCGCGAAGGCGTTCGCGGAACTCGGGGACGTGATTCCCGAGGTGGAGTTCTGGGAGTGCGCCTGGAACATCACCGAGCGCCCGATCGCCTATGACTTCGCCATCAACTCGGCGGTCCGGGACACCGATGCGCTGAAGCGGTACATCGAGCACCCCGACCATCAGGCGGCCGCGGGGCAGTGGCGCGAGTTCGCCACCTGGGTGATCGCCGACTACCCCTTCTGA
- the tadA gene encoding tRNA adenosine(34) deaminase TadA, with translation MHDPVRDPWAVPMRRALAEAGLAALGGDVPVGAVLLSGDGTQLAAGHNEREMTGDPTAHAETLAIRRAADALGSWRLTGCTLVVTLEPCTMCAGAIVQSRVDRVVFGATDAKAGAVGSLWDVVRDRRLNHRPEVIVGVLADECSEQLTSFFRDR, from the coding sequence ATGCACGACCCTGTCCGAGACCCCTGGGCCGTGCCGATGCGGCGTGCCCTGGCGGAGGCCGGGCTCGCCGCACTCGGCGGCGATGTGCCGGTCGGTGCCGTCCTGCTGTCCGGGGACGGCACGCAGCTCGCCGCGGGCCACAACGAGCGCGAGATGACCGGCGATCCGACGGCGCACGCCGAGACCCTGGCGATCCGGCGTGCCGCCGATGCGCTCGGCTCCTGGCGGCTGACCGGATGCACTCTGGTGGTCACCCTGGAGCCCTGCACCATGTGCGCGGGCGCGATCGTGCAGTCCCGGGTGGACCGGGTGGTCTTCGGTGCCACCGACGCCAAGGCGGGCGCCGTGGGCTCGCTCTGGGACGTCGTACGGGACCGGCGGCTCAACCACCGGCCCGAAGTGATCGTCGGGGTGCTCGCGGACGAGTGCTCCGAGCAGCTGACTTCCTTCTTCAGAGACCGCTGA
- a CDS encoding tRNA adenosine deaminase-associated protein: MYFAALLARTEDGWEASDTELDDVETLSDLTDLARDVSPDEDTVLVFIEQEGAWFGVVRVDGEEDPRIYVSDAAAASRSSYGEILLTDELLGRDPQDPDVLEELVDLDGTEDGEREEDEDEAADPGDAVPPGPLGDITILADLGVTEKELLTLGTDALSDIADALGAAEVLETVR; the protein is encoded by the coding sequence GTGTACTTCGCCGCACTGCTCGCGCGCACCGAAGACGGGTGGGAAGCGAGCGACACGGAACTCGACGATGTGGAAACCCTCAGCGATCTGACCGACCTCGCCCGGGATGTTTCGCCGGACGAGGACACGGTCCTTGTCTTCATCGAGCAGGAAGGCGCCTGGTTCGGCGTCGTCCGGGTCGACGGTGAGGAGGATCCGCGGATCTACGTCTCGGACGCCGCAGCCGCAAGCCGTTCCTCGTACGGGGAGATCCTGCTCACCGACGAACTGCTCGGCCGGGACCCTCAGGACCCGGACGTCCTGGAAGAACTTGTCGACCTCGACGGTACGGAGGACGGTGAGCGCGAGGAGGACGAGGACGAGGCGGCCGACCCGGGCGACGCCGTACCTCCGGGCCCGCTCGGAGACATCACCATCCTCGCCGACCTCGGCGTGACGGAGAAGGAGCTGCTGACCCTGGGCACCGACGCTCTCTCGGACATCGCCGACGCACTCGGCGCCGCCGAAGTGCTGGAGACCGTGCGCTAG
- the upp gene encoding uracil phosphoribosyltransferase, with the protein MRIHVVDHPLVAHKLTTLRDKRTDSATFRRLADELVTLLAYEATRDVRTEQVDIETPVTSTTGVKLSYPRPLVVPILRAGLGMLEGMVRLLPSAEVGFLGMVRNEETLEASTYATRMPDDLSGRQVYVLDPMLATGGTLVAAIRELIKRGADDVTAVVLLAAPEGVEVMERDLAGTPVTVVTAAVDDRLNDQGYIVPGLGDAGDRMYGTVD; encoded by the coding sequence ATGCGTATCCATGTCGTCGACCACCCGCTGGTGGCGCACAAACTCACCACCTTGCGCGACAAGCGCACCGATTCCGCCACCTTCCGGCGGCTCGCCGACGAGCTGGTCACTCTGCTCGCTTACGAGGCCACCCGCGATGTGCGGACCGAGCAGGTCGACATCGAGACCCCGGTGACGTCCACCACCGGTGTGAAGCTGTCCTACCCGCGTCCTCTGGTCGTCCCGATCCTGCGGGCGGGCCTGGGCATGCTCGAAGGCATGGTGCGGCTGCTGCCGTCCGCCGAGGTCGGCTTCCTCGGGATGGTCCGCAACGAGGAGACCCTCGAGGCCTCCACCTACGCGACGCGGATGCCCGACGACCTTTCGGGCCGTCAGGTGTACGTGCTCGACCCGATGCTGGCGACGGGTGGCACGCTGGTCGCCGCGATCCGTGAGCTGATCAAGCGTGGCGCCGACGACGTCACCGCCGTGGTGCTGCTCGCGGCGCCGGAGGGTGTCGAGGTCATGGAACGTGATCTGGCGGGGACCCCGGTCACGGTGGTCACGGCCGCCGTCGACGACCGGCTGAACGACCAGGGCTACATCGTGCCGGGGCTGGGCGACGCGGGCGACCGGATGTACGGCACGGTCGACTAG
- a CDS encoding LytR C-terminal domain-containing protein, whose amino-acid sequence MSMLTPPGMGGKYRITGDTYPRMQRPRRRGRIIFGLLATVVVLGLIGWGSLQLIDVFTGGSDKASAAGQKKCKHTVSRAAGATAPKVLPKPAKIKVNVYNATPRSGLAKTTADELKKRGFAIGKVGNAPAAYDKKVKGAGLLLGAGKTSPGPFAVLGTQLKGAEQKTDTRATQDVDLIIGTAFKDLDTPKEAAEAMAVLAHPRPAPSGKC is encoded by the coding sequence ATGAGCATGCTCACACCCCCCGGCATGGGCGGAAAGTACCGCATCACGGGCGACACCTACCCGAGAATGCAGCGCCCCCGGCGTCGCGGCCGGATCATCTTCGGCCTGCTGGCCACCGTGGTCGTCCTCGGCCTGATCGGCTGGGGATCGCTGCAGCTCATCGACGTCTTCACCGGCGGCTCCGACAAGGCGTCGGCCGCGGGCCAGAAGAAGTGCAAACACACGGTCTCCCGTGCCGCGGGCGCAACGGCACCGAAGGTGCTGCCCAAGCCGGCGAAGATCAAGGTCAACGTCTACAACGCGACCCCGCGCAGCGGTCTCGCCAAGACCACCGCCGACGAGCTGAAGAAGCGCGGCTTCGCCATCGGCAAGGTGGGGAACGCCCCGGCCGCCTACGACAAGAAGGTCAAGGGCGCCGGGCTGCTGCTCGGAGCGGGCAAGACGTCACCGGGCCCGTTCGCCGTACTCGGCACCCAGCTGAAGGGTGCCGAGCAGAAGACCGACACCCGCGCGACCCAGGACGTCGACCTGATCATCGGTACCGCGTTCAAGGACCTGGACACGCCGAAGGAGGCCGCCGAGGCGATGGCCGTACTGGCCCATCCCCGGCCGGCGCCCTCCGGAAAGTGCTGA